Proteins encoded in a region of the Cytobacillus pseudoceanisediminis genome:
- a CDS encoding HIT family protein, with protein MPHQDHCPFCSPHKDPLQNIIFENSTCYFLQHDKEQDVLEGCGVIVPKAHHSDAFHLTAEEWNDTYVLLQKAKDYLDKKYAPDGYTLGWNVGDASNQSILHSHLHVIPRYNDEPHAGKGLRHWLKQPDNKRGF; from the coding sequence ATGCCGCATCAGGATCATTGTCCTTTTTGCAGTCCGCACAAGGACCCTCTTCAAAATATCATTTTTGAAAACAGCACTTGTTATTTTCTTCAGCACGATAAAGAACAGGACGTATTGGAGGGCTGTGGGGTCATAGTGCCAAAAGCGCACCATTCCGATGCTTTTCACCTGACAGCGGAAGAATGGAATGATACATATGTACTTTTGCAAAAAGCTAAGGATTATTTAGATAAAAAGTATGCACCAGATGGATATACGCTTGGCTGGAATGTGGGCGATGCTTCAAATCAATCCATTCTTCACAGCCATCTGCACGTCATTCCAAGATATAATGATGAACCACACGCAGGAAAAGGGCTCAGGCATTGGCTGAAGCAGCCCGATAATAAAAGGGGATTCTGA
- a CDS encoding AI-2E family transporter encodes METIKSFLNNNSIKRFIIFGIIVLALYLLRSMINLILITFIFSFLMDRLVKLVLSRFKLNRKLTVITLYMGIIGLLSIGIIKYLPLIVSEISQLFKQVESFYTQKHDNIVITYIVQMLETNEITKYLEQGFAFLLQYFSDISHIAVQVLLSLILSLFFLLEKPKLIEFTLKFKHSKIADFYNEIEYFGSKFVQTFGKVIEAQFVIATVNCILTTLALWIMDFPQLMGLSILIFLLGLIPVAGVIISLVPLCTIAYSLGGFIQVFYIVLVIMVIHAIEAYILNPKLMSSKTDLPVFYTFIVLIFSEHFFGVWGLIVGIPVFVFMLDVLEVKSNPPKIQ; translated from the coding sequence TTGGAAACGATAAAATCATTTTTAAATAATAACAGCATCAAACGATTCATTATTTTTGGAATTATTGTCCTGGCTCTTTACCTGCTGAGGAGCATGATTAATTTAATTCTGATTACATTTATATTTTCATTTTTGATGGATAGGCTTGTGAAGCTTGTCCTCTCGAGATTTAAACTGAATAGGAAACTGACGGTCATAACCCTTTATATGGGAATTATCGGCCTGCTTTCTATAGGGATTATCAAGTACCTCCCTTTAATTGTATCTGAAATATCACAGCTGTTTAAACAGGTTGAAAGCTTTTACACCCAAAAACATGACAATATCGTAATTACATATATTGTTCAAATGCTCGAAACAAATGAAATTACGAAATATCTTGAACAGGGCTTTGCGTTCCTGCTTCAATATTTTTCCGATATTAGTCATATTGCCGTACAGGTATTGCTGTCTCTAATCCTTAGCTTGTTTTTCCTGCTTGAAAAACCGAAACTGATTGAATTCACCTTGAAATTTAAGCACAGCAAAATCGCTGACTTTTATAATGAAATCGAGTATTTTGGAAGTAAATTTGTGCAAACATTCGGGAAAGTAATCGAGGCGCAGTTTGTCATTGCCACAGTCAATTGCATCCTGACAACACTTGCTCTATGGATCATGGACTTTCCACAGCTGATGGGATTGTCAATTCTGATTTTCCTGCTGGGATTAATTCCTGTAGCAGGTGTCATTATTTCGCTTGTCCCGCTCTGTACAATCGCCTATTCTCTCGGCGGATTCATCCAAGTATTTTATATAGTACTGGTCATTATGGTGATCCACGCAATTGAAGCGTATATTTTAAATCCGAAGCTTATGTCTTCCAAAACGGATTTGCCGGTCTTTTATACCTTTATTGTCCTGATTTTCTCTGAACATTTCTTCGGTGTTTGGGGATTAATCGTCGGTATACCAGTGTTTGTATTTATGCTGGATGTTCTTGAAGTCAAGAGCAATCCGCCGAAAATTCAGTAA
- a CDS encoding SDR family oxidoreductase, with product MDRKYAAVTGCSSGFGTLMAIELAKNDFQVIATMRNTNKSKLLMEKARREGVHEQISIHELDVTSSSSIEGFKNLILQLPSIDVLINNAGYAGAGFAEEIPLEEYRNQFETNVFGTFAVTQAVLPFMRKQRTGTILNVSSISGRIGFPGLSPYAASKFAVEGWSESLRLEMKPFGVNVVLIEPGSFRTGIWTTGKKIAEPSLKKDSPYYPYMTKIQNYLEQGEPFYEDPLIVAKKAVSILREKEPSLRYPVGKGVRTRIRLKNVLNWKSWEKIIIKTLYKK from the coding sequence TTGGATAGGAAATATGCTGCCGTTACAGGCTGTTCCAGCGGGTTTGGAACCTTGATGGCCATTGAGCTGGCTAAGAATGATTTTCAAGTTATTGCAACAATGAGAAATACGAATAAAAGCAAATTATTAATGGAGAAAGCTAGACGAGAGGGAGTTCATGAACAGATATCCATTCACGAATTGGATGTCACCTCGTCCTCATCCATAGAAGGTTTTAAAAACCTGATCCTTCAATTGCCTTCAATTGATGTTTTAATCAATAATGCAGGCTATGCAGGAGCAGGATTTGCGGAAGAAATACCGCTGGAGGAGTATAGAAATCAATTTGAGACAAACGTTTTTGGAACGTTTGCAGTAACACAAGCGGTTCTGCCATTTATGCGAAAACAAAGAACAGGAACCATCTTAAATGTAAGTTCCATCAGCGGAAGAATCGGGTTTCCAGGCTTATCGCCATATGCCGCATCAAAATTTGCTGTAGAAGGGTGGAGTGAATCACTTAGACTTGAAATGAAACCGTTTGGCGTAAATGTTGTCCTGATTGAGCCAGGATCTTTCAGGACTGGCATCTGGACAACAGGGAAAAAGATAGCGGAACCATCCTTGAAAAAAGATTCACCTTATTATCCATATATGACAAAAATTCAAAATTACCTTGAACAAGGCGAGCCCTTTTATGAAGATCCGCTAATCGTAGCGAAAAAAGCAGTGAGCATTCTCAGGGAAAAAGAACCTTCACTCAGGTACCCGGTAGGAAAGGGTGTACGCACAAGAATACGCCTGAAAAACGTACTGAACTGGAAAAGCTGGGAGAAAATCATAATAAAAACTCTTTACAAAAAATAG
- a CDS encoding metallophosphoesterase, which yields MKKGMKKYLITLLLFIALLIVWNQTEAEVSGPPTIHLRLMETTDLHGNMIGYDYEDRKKTVEFGLSRTASLIKQARNESPNSLLFDNGDILEGNGLDEYAYRSHPLDMANVHPVFKAMNTLLYDAATVGNHEFNYGIDFMEESLRGANFPYVNANIYVEDSNQLDEDDLNYFNPYTIIEKEVTDTAGEKHKLKVGVIGFITPIVAEWNKEYFHGNLKVKNIKETAEHFIPIMKSKGADIIVALAHTGLESDKGLDEKKGNSVHALSKVKGLDAILFGHSHSVFPVKDELQKLPGIDLKTGTINGTAAVQAGYWGNHLGLIDLKIVFQDSEWKVKSSLSSIRPVYRTINKKAGK from the coding sequence ATGAAAAAGGGAATGAAAAAATACTTAATCACGCTGTTATTATTCATAGCCCTGCTGATTGTCTGGAACCAGACGGAAGCTGAAGTCTCCGGACCGCCAACCATCCATCTGCGCCTGATGGAAACAACGGATTTGCATGGAAATATGATTGGTTATGATTACGAAGACCGCAAGAAAACAGTGGAGTTTGGGCTTTCAAGAACGGCCAGCTTGATTAAACAGGCAAGAAATGAGTCTCCTAATTCCCTTCTATTTGATAATGGGGACATTCTTGAAGGCAACGGACTCGATGAGTATGCCTATAGAAGCCATCCGCTTGACATGGCTAATGTCCATCCTGTTTTTAAAGCCATGAATACTCTGCTTTATGATGCTGCTACGGTGGGAAATCATGAATTTAATTACGGAATTGATTTTATGGAAGAAAGCCTCAGGGGGGCTAACTTTCCTTATGTCAATGCCAATATATATGTTGAAGACAGCAATCAGCTCGATGAGGATGATTTGAATTATTTTAATCCCTATACCATTATAGAGAAAGAAGTGACAGATACAGCCGGGGAGAAGCATAAGCTGAAAGTTGGAGTCATCGGCTTTATCACACCGATTGTTGCGGAATGGAATAAGGAGTATTTTCACGGAAACCTTAAAGTGAAAAATATAAAGGAAACTGCCGAGCATTTTATCCCTATTATGAAAAGCAAAGGGGCAGATATTATTGTGGCTCTTGCCCATACAGGTCTAGAGTCCGATAAAGGACTGGATGAAAAAAAGGGCAACTCAGTTCATGCCCTCAGCAAGGTTAAAGGATTAGATGCCATTCTATTCGGGCACAGCCATTCTGTTTTTCCTGTCAAAGATGAACTGCAAAAGCTGCCTGGAATCGACTTAAAGACTGGCACCATTAACGGAACTGCTGCAGTCCAAGCTGGATATTGGGGCAATCATCTTGGTCTCATCGATTTGAAAATTGTTTTCCAGGATAGCGAATGGAAAGTTAAAAGCAGTCTTTCGTCGATCAGGCCCGTTTACCGGACAATCAATAAAAAAGCAGGGAAGTAA
- a CDS encoding putative hydro-lyase: MITPSQLNPEEARKLIRVKDWDDPTAGMANGFIQANLAILPKELAFEFLLFCQRNPKSCPIIDVTEPGSPVPMLSAPNADIRTDLPKYRVYKNGELAEELSDITSYWNDDMVAFLLGCSFTFEDALLKNNIPIRHIEENRNVPMYKTNIGCVGAGRFEGPMVVSMRPMTEKEAIRAVQVTSRFPSVHGAPVHIGNPEAIGISNIQRPDFGDPVTIKDGEVPVFWACGVTPQAVAMHVKPEIMITHAPGHMFITDLKNEEFSVL, translated from the coding sequence ATGATCACCCCTTCTCAATTGAATCCCGAAGAGGCGCGCAAATTAATCCGTGTAAAGGATTGGGATGATCCAACTGCAGGAATGGCTAATGGCTTTATTCAAGCTAATCTGGCTATATTGCCAAAGGAGCTGGCCTTTGAATTTCTGCTCTTCTGCCAGCGTAATCCTAAATCATGTCCAATCATTGATGTGACTGAACCAGGTTCACCAGTGCCAATGCTGTCAGCTCCAAATGCTGATATTAGAACCGACCTGCCAAAATACAGGGTATATAAAAACGGAGAGCTCGCTGAGGAACTTTCAGATATAACATCTTATTGGAATGATGATATGGTAGCATTTCTGCTCGGATGCAGTTTTACATTCGAAGACGCATTGCTCAAAAATAATATCCCTATCCGCCATATTGAGGAAAATCGGAATGTCCCGATGTATAAAACCAATATTGGCTGTGTGGGTGCAGGCCGGTTTGAAGGCCCGATGGTAGTGAGTATGCGTCCGATGACAGAAAAGGAAGCCATTAGGGCTGTACAGGTGACAAGCCGCTTCCCATCTGTCCATGGGGCCCCTGTCCATATTGGAAATCCAGAAGCAATCGGCATTAGCAATATCCAACGCCCAGATTTTGGGGACCCTGTGACCATTAAAGATGGAGAGGTACCGGTTTTCTGGGCCTGCGGGGTAACACCCCAGGCAGTTGCCATGCATGTGAAGCCGGAAATTATGATTACACATGCTCCGGGACATATGTTTATTACTGATTTGAAAAATGAGGAGTTTTCGGTTTTATAG
- a CDS encoding NRAMP family divalent metal transporter → MKKQSNASLLLGAAFLMATSAIGPGFLTQTTVFTETLLASFGFVILISIIIDIGAQMNIWRIIAVSEKRAQDIANDVLPGLGYFLAALIVMGGLAFNIGNIAGAGLGTNVIFGISPELGALLSGILAIGIFLVKEAGRLMDRFTQILGFVMIGLTLYVMFTAQPPVGEAVVKTFVPDKIDILAIITLVGGTVGGYITFAGGHRLIDAGVKGKEALPEVTKSSVSAIGIASIMRIFLFLAALGVVSQGLALDPSNPPASVFQLAAGNIGYKMFGVVMWAAAITSVVGAAYTSVSFIRTLSPAVEKYHKWVIVGFIAISTFVFVLIGKPVKILVLVGSLNGLILPIALGVMLIAAYKTKIVGDYKHPLWMTIFGVIIVIAMSYMGVYSLINGIPELFK, encoded by the coding sequence ATGAAAAAGCAATCTAATGCCAGTCTTTTGCTGGGTGCCGCATTCCTTATGGCCACTTCTGCCATTGGACCAGGCTTTCTGACACAAACGACAGTATTTACAGAAACCCTGCTTGCGAGTTTTGGATTTGTAATTTTAATTTCTATTATTATCGATATTGGGGCACAGATGAATATCTGGCGAATCATAGCCGTTTCTGAAAAGCGCGCACAGGATATTGCCAACGATGTCCTTCCGGGACTGGGATATTTCCTTGCTGCCCTGATTGTCATGGGCGGTCTTGCTTTTAATATTGGGAATATTGCCGGTGCCGGGTTAGGTACAAATGTTATTTTCGGTATATCCCCTGAATTGGGCGCCCTTCTAAGCGGAATTTTGGCAATCGGCATCTTTCTTGTAAAAGAAGCGGGCAGATTAATGGACCGTTTCACACAGATTTTAGGATTTGTCATGATTGGATTAACTCTTTATGTAATGTTTACTGCACAGCCTCCTGTTGGTGAAGCTGTTGTCAAAACGTTCGTGCCGGATAAAATTGATATTCTGGCCATTATTACACTAGTCGGCGGAACGGTTGGCGGTTATATTACCTTCGCTGGCGGGCATCGTTTAATTGATGCTGGAGTCAAAGGAAAAGAAGCTCTGCCGGAAGTCACAAAGAGCTCTGTCAGTGCAATCGGGATTGCTTCCATTATGCGTATCTTCCTGTTCCTTGCCGCACTGGGTGTGGTTTCACAGGGCCTTGCACTCGATCCATCCAACCCTCCTGCTTCTGTCTTCCAGCTGGCAGCGGGGAATATTGGATATAAGATGTTTGGAGTAGTTATGTGGGCAGCTGCCATAACTTCTGTTGTCGGTGCAGCTTATACATCGGTCTCATTCATTCGGACATTGAGCCCTGCTGTCGAGAAATATCATAAATGGGTCATTGTCGGTTTTATCGCCATTTCTACATTTGTTTTTGTTTTGATTGGAAAACCGGTAAAAATATTGGTTTTAGTTGGTTCATTAAACGGGCTTATCCTGCCGATTGCACTAGGTGTAATGCTGATTGCTGCCTATAAAACCAAAATTGTCGGTGATTATAAACATCCCCTTTGGATGACGATTTTCGGAGTCATTATCGTGATAGCCATGTCTTACATGGGGGTTTATTCATTAATCAATGGTATCCCCGAGCTATTTAAATAA
- a CDS encoding LamB/YcsF family protein: protein MHIVDINCDMGESFGSYKMGSDEEILDYITSANIACGFHAGDPATMRKTVKMALEKNVGLGVHPGLQDLHGFGRRDINITPQEAYDLVVYQIGALYAFVKSEGGKLQHVKPHGALFNMASKSAPLSEAIAEAVYKVDPELILFGLSGSELVKAGRKIGLRSANEVFSDRTYQEDGTLTSRREHNALITDHSEAVNQVIRMVKEGKVHSVQGTDVSIEANTICIHGDGESALEFAQYIPKALNEAGIQVAKISEFLK, encoded by the coding sequence ATGCACATTGTAGACATTAATTGTGATATGGGAGAAAGCTTTGGTTCATACAAGATGGGGAGCGATGAGGAAATACTTGATTATATTACTTCTGCCAATATTGCATGCGGCTTTCATGCCGGCGACCCTGCGACCATGCGAAAAACAGTTAAGATGGCACTTGAGAAGAATGTTGGCCTGGGTGTCCATCCGGGACTCCAGGATCTGCATGGATTCGGCCGGAGGGATATAAACATAACCCCTCAGGAAGCTTATGACTTAGTGGTCTATCAAATTGGTGCTTTGTATGCCTTTGTTAAATCTGAAGGCGGAAAGCTTCAGCATGTAAAACCGCACGGTGCATTATTCAACATGGCCTCAAAAAGCGCACCATTATCAGAAGCAATCGCAGAAGCGGTTTATAAAGTGGATCCTGAACTGATTCTTTTCGGGCTCTCAGGAAGCGAATTAGTAAAAGCCGGCAGGAAAATTGGACTCCGCTCTGCAAATGAGGTGTTCTCAGACCGCACGTACCAGGAGGATGGAACTCTTACTTCAAGAAGGGAACACAATGCACTTATTACAGATCATAGCGAAGCTGTAAATCAGGTAATCCGCATGGTCAAGGAAGGAAAGGTTCATTCTGTCCAGGGTACTGACGTTTCCATTGAGGCCAATACGATATGCATCCATGGTGACGGGGAAAGCGCACTTGAATTTGCCCAATATATTCCGAAGGCACTGAATGAAGCAGGAATCCAGGTAGCGAAAATCAGCGAGTTTTTGAAATAA
- the pxpB gene encoding 5-oxoprolinase subunit PxpB codes for MRYTLHPLGDDAVLVELGKEISKETHQKVQSLTAFLEKYPPEWMIEYIPAYTTVTIFYNPFKAYQLSNGQLPFNFVCSLIKPLIEEMTENNMPEPEIVEIPVCYGGEFGPDLDFVAEHNGITPEEVIEIHSSGSYLVYMIGFAPGFPFIGGMSEQIAAPRRDTPRLKIPERTVGIAGMQTGIYPIETPGGWQLIGRTPVKLFRPTDDSPTLLKAGDQIKFKPISLEEYHHWEETEQ; via the coding sequence ATGAGATACACCCTTCACCCATTAGGGGATGATGCTGTTCTTGTTGAGCTTGGGAAAGAAATCAGCAAGGAAACTCATCAGAAAGTTCAGTCGCTGACTGCCTTTCTTGAAAAGTACCCTCCCGAATGGATGATTGAATACATACCTGCTTACACAACTGTAACCATTTTTTATAATCCATTTAAGGCCTATCAGCTTTCAAATGGCCAGCTCCCGTTTAATTTCGTGTGTTCACTGATTAAACCGCTTATTGAAGAGATGACGGAAAATAATATGCCGGAACCTGAAATTGTTGAAATCCCGGTATGCTATGGAGGAGAATTTGGGCCGGATCTTGATTTTGTGGCAGAGCATAATGGGATTACCCCCGAAGAAGTTATTGAAATTCACTCCTCAGGCAGCTACCTGGTCTATATGATTGGATTTGCACCAGGATTCCCTTTTATTGGCGGAATGTCAGAACAAATTGCCGCACCAAGACGGGATACGCCGCGTCTAAAGATTCCCGAGAGAACAGTGGGGATTGCCGGGATGCAGACGGGTATTTACCCCATCGAGACGCCAGGCGGCTGGCAGCTGATTGGGCGTACTCCTGTTAAATTGTTTCGGCCGACGGATGACTCCCCTACCCTACTCAAAGCAGGCGACCAAATCAAATTCAAGCCAATCAGTCTGGAAGAATACCATCATTGGGAGGAGACGGAACAATGA
- a CDS encoding CBS domain-containing protein: MEADLEMNLSERFEAAFNRIHKALKQSAKNARTDRFYKLIEIQKNHSLIRLYEDDLHQFAKLRNAIVHEKIDLDYYIAEPHLETVEKIERIAGHFEKPKTALSIAATPVFYFYEDGKLTDVLAIINKFSHSQFPIYSRKEEYSWLLTSADIVKWMAEHFTEETIQLKKVRIKELFSKKSKHQISFAGKHTSIFELEDMFEDCRNKNEKLEGIIVTENGKPTEKPKGIITAWDLLEADSEN; this comes from the coding sequence TTGGAAGCAGATTTAGAAATGAACTTATCAGAAAGATTTGAGGCTGCCTTTAACCGTATTCACAAAGCCTTAAAACAATCTGCTAAAAACGCCAGAACAGATAGATTTTATAAACTTATAGAAATACAGAAAAATCATTCGCTGATTCGATTATATGAAGATGATTTGCATCAGTTTGCCAAGCTGCGAAATGCCATTGTCCATGAAAAAATAGACCTTGATTATTATATTGCGGAGCCTCATCTCGAGACGGTAGAAAAGATTGAAAGGATTGCCGGCCATTTTGAAAAGCCAAAAACCGCACTTTCCATAGCTGCAACTCCGGTATTTTATTTTTATGAAGATGGCAAGCTAACGGATGTACTGGCCATAATTAATAAATTTTCACACTCCCAATTCCCCATTTACTCGAGAAAAGAGGAATACTCATGGCTATTAACTTCGGCAGATATCGTGAAATGGATGGCAGAGCACTTTACAGAAGAAACAATCCAGTTGAAAAAGGTGAGAATTAAAGAGCTTTTCAGCAAGAAATCAAAGCATCAAATCTCGTTTGCAGGCAAACATACATCTATCTTTGAATTAGAGGATATGTTTGAGGACTGCCGAAATAAAAATGAAAAGCTTGAAGGGATCATAGTTACCGAGAACGGAAAGCCGACTGAAAAACCAAAAGGCATCATAACAGCGTGGGACCTCCTGGAAGCCGATTCAGAAAATTAA
- the queC gene encoding 7-cyano-7-deazaguanine synthase QueC, which yields MKNDKALVVFSGGQDSTTCLFWAKERFEEVEAVTFNYNQRHKLEIECAQQIAKELGIRHHILDMSLLNQLAPNALTRDEIKVKDGEEGGLPSTFVPGRNLLFLSFAGVLASQINAKHIITGVCETDFSGYPDCRDIFIKSLNVTLNLSMDEQFVIHTPLMWLNKAETWKLADELNALDYVREKTLTCYNGIPADGCGECPACHLRKNGLEEYLKEKEEL from the coding sequence ATGAAAAATGATAAAGCACTCGTTGTGTTCAGTGGCGGTCAGGATAGTACAACTTGCTTATTCTGGGCAAAGGAACGTTTTGAAGAAGTGGAAGCCGTCACTTTTAATTATAATCAGCGTCATAAGCTGGAGATCGAATGTGCACAGCAAATAGCAAAAGAACTGGGGATCAGGCACCACATTCTAGATATGTCCCTATTGAATCAGCTGGCACCAAATGCACTAACCCGTGATGAGATTAAAGTAAAGGATGGGGAGGAAGGCGGGCTTCCATCCACATTTGTGCCTGGGAGAAACCTTTTATTCCTGTCATTTGCTGGTGTGCTGGCCAGTCAGATTAATGCAAAGCATATTATAACCGGGGTGTGTGAAACAGATTTCAGCGGCTACCCAGACTGCAGGGATATTTTTATAAAATCATTGAATGTCACCCTTAATCTATCAATGGATGAACAGTTTGTGATCCATACACCATTAATGTGGCTCAACAAAGCAGAGACATGGAAGCTGGCAGATGAATTAAATGCCCTTGATTATGTGCGTGAGAAAACACTGACATGCTATAACGGAATTCCGGCTGATGGCTGCGGTGAGTGTCCAGCATGCCATTTAAGGAAAAATGGCCTTGAAGAATACCTCAAGGAAAAGGAGGAGCTTTAA
- the queD gene encoding 6-carboxytetrahydropterin synthase QueD: MYGFRIVDKLQKINEDIKPDQLKYHHKRVMVSKEFTFDSAHHLHCYEGKCKNLHGHTYKVIFGISGFVDDRGLMIDFGDIKKIWKNEIEIFLDHKYLNETLPPMNTTAENMVVWIYEKMAQSLQNRKEQYVGARVEFVRLFETPTSYAEARREWMEVE, translated from the coding sequence ATGTACGGTTTCAGGATTGTTGATAAACTGCAGAAGATAAATGAGGATATCAAACCCGATCAGCTGAAATACCACCATAAGCGTGTAATGGTCAGCAAGGAATTCACTTTTGATTCAGCCCATCATCTGCATTGCTATGAAGGCAAATGCAAAAACCTGCATGGGCACACCTACAAGGTGATTTTTGGCATAAGCGGATTCGTGGATGACAGAGGATTAATGATTGATTTCGGCGACATTAAAAAAATTTGGAAAAACGAAATTGAAATATTCCTTGACCACAAGTATCTGAATGAAACGCTGCCGCCAATGAATACGACAGCAGAGAATATGGTTGTCTGGATTTATGAAAAAATGGCACAAAGCCTCCAAAACAGAAAAGAGCAATATGTTGGTGCAAGAGTAGAATTTGTGCGCCTTTTTGAAACTCCTACAAGCTATGCGGAAGCAAGAAGGGAGTGGATGGAGGTTGAGTAA
- the queE gene encoding 7-carboxy-7-deazaguanine synthase QueE: MSKIPVLEIFGPTIQGEGMVIGQKTMFVRTAGCDYSCSWCDSSFTWDGSAKDSIRQMEPDEIWKELKELGGDGFSFVTISGGNPALLKNLSELISLLKAEKIKICLETQGSRWQDWFYEIDELTLSPKPPSSGMKTDFDVLGYIVNNLQTKRKAEQQVSLKIVVFDDKDYEYAKNIHKRYPGVPFYLQVGNDDTVTADDRNLLQKLLDKYDWLIEKTIHDNDLTDVKVLPQLHTYVWGNKRGV; encoded by the coding sequence TTGAGTAAGATTCCTGTTCTCGAAATATTCGGACCAACCATTCAGGGTGAAGGAATGGTGATCGGCCAGAAAACGATGTTCGTCCGTACAGCAGGATGTGATTATTCATGCAGCTGGTGTGATTCATCCTTTACCTGGGATGGAAGTGCGAAAGACAGCATCCGCCAAATGGAACCGGATGAAATTTGGAAAGAGCTTAAAGAGCTGGGTGGGGATGGATTTTCCTTTGTGACCATATCCGGGGGTAATCCTGCACTTTTAAAAAATTTGAGTGAACTCATTTCTTTGCTCAAAGCAGAAAAAATTAAGATCTGCCTGGAAACACAGGGGAGCCGCTGGCAGGATTGGTTTTATGAAATTGATGAACTGACCCTATCCCCAAAACCGCCGAGCTCAGGCATGAAAACAGACTTCGATGTGCTCGGTTATATTGTGAATAATCTTCAGACCAAAAGAAAGGCAGAACAGCAGGTCTCACTGAAGATTGTTGTTTTTGATGATAAGGATTATGAATACGCTAAAAACATTCATAAGCGCTATCCCGGTGTTCCGTTTTATCTGCAGGTGGGAAATGATGACACTGTTACAGCTGACGACCGAAATTTATTGCAGAAACTGCTTGACAAATATGATTGGCTCATTGAAAAAACGATACATGACAATGATTTGACAGATGTTAAAGTACTTCCGCAGCTGCATACATATGTATGGGGCAATAAGCGGGGAGTGTAG